AGAGAAGGAGATGAAACAAGTATATGTGGAAGAATTACGAACCTATAGTGACTGCAAACATTTGGGAAGATGCAGACATATGGTAAGAGGAACCCCGGGCGTGGCTGAGATCACCTTGTGAGCAGCAAATggaacaattttttattttttttaataaatgcgAAACGATATCAGGGGAGGTGCAGAATCCCAAGAGGACTAATACTGCCTTTACTAGCTTATTAGTAATAATGAATTAAcggaaaaggaaaagaataaaaaatctTGAGTAAACCTTGTTCATTTTATCTAATGCCACAACCAGCATCACTCTCACAAATGACACTATTTGGAAATACTTGAGAATTTAAGAACATTTTGGTGGTTGAGTCCAAGAACACCATAAGCCCTGCAATCCTATCCAAAACTTCCCTTTCGCAACTCGCTTATTAAAAGCAATTCATTTATTGCAATCTCCACAACAGATTTCAGCCAGTAAAAAGAAACTAGTAGCAGTTTGTATAAGTGCATTAATGGTTTCAGAATCTTAATTAGTCACTGAACCCATTGTACGTGCTAAAAGTCCGTTACAAAAGAATCACTTCACTGTCTACAAAAACTGAGCTTCATTTCAACTTTTTTaagtcacaataaataacaagaCAACTAATTAGAGAGATACCGTAGACAGAATCAACAGCCTGAGCTTTGCTCTGgatgaaaatattttttcaagtATTCAGATGAACAGTGAGTGTGCTTTAGTTTCTGTTACCTCATTGTTGCTGAGGCATAACATTGTGCTCCTCTACACGCCAAAATTGCACATCTGCACAAATTCCATTTCAGAATCAATATATTTAGTCCATAGCTCCTTGTATTGGTTCAAGGCTATGTCCAGCCAAGGCTTCATATCTCCATTATAGTGAATAACAGCAGCCTTGCGGATTTCATCCATGCTTACACTTGGATTGTACCCAAGGCCAAGTACATGCCACGACTTATCCAGTGATTTGGTTTTCGAGTAGAAGGTCATCAGCCCAGCTGGAAGTGTTCCCAATTTCCACAATGTCCGATCCTCATTCTAATTAAAAGAAATAATTGATAAGAACAGATTCCTTAATAGGATATATGATAAAAGAAAATAAGTCCTAGCTCAATCAGATTCTCTAATTCAGCCTATTGTTCTCTAAGCTATAATGAACTGACCAAAAAAATCAAACATGAAAAGATAAAAGGTACGGCATAAAACAACTCACCAAATTCTGCCAGTAATGATACTGCTCAGTGCATTTTTCACGCCTCCAGGCATCAAGATCAAAAATATTCATCCCAAATGCCCAGGCACACGCCTTAGGATTGAACTTTTCTCTAACAAGAGGGTGAGAGAAATTCAAGTACTGAGCATAGCGATGAAAAGAACCAAAGCAAGTCTCAACTGCCCCATTGACCTTCCCATCCAAATCAATTGTCCACAATGCAGTCAAATCCTTCTGAACCACAACATCATCATCCAGAAACAAAATTCGGTGAAGTGTTGGATACATCTCTGGCAAATAAAATCTTAAGTGATTTAACATCGACAAGTACTTTGGATTCTTAAATTTCATGTTGTTCACATCTTTCGTAGCATTCTCTGCATTGTTTTGGAAGTAAAAGTTCTGCAGCTTTGCGGACTCAAGTTGCTTGAGGACTGGAACATAGGAAGAAGTTAAGAATGTAAAATCCTCAACAGATTTGATTTCAATGTGCGCTTGCTGAATAGGCCTCATCTTAAACCATACTTTCATTGCAGCTAGATTCATCCTGTCAGTAACAACATGGAACACATGTTTCCATGGCTCCTCTGCGTTCTTTATCACCGAATTCACAACCACGGATACTGCAATTACATTATCTGAAAATATGGCATAATGATACAGAGTAGGATCCTCAAATTCAGGCTCCGGGTCTTCATCCCTATATTTTTCAGGATGTGAGATTCTCTCCTCCATAAGCCGCATAGCAAGACAATGTAAACTCTTTGGAGTTGATTTAGCAGCAATCAAACTTGCAAAATGTCCATTCTTCTTTGCCTTCACGAACAACTCATTAACAGCAAATATCGTGTCCTTCAGCTTCTGTATTTTCAACTGATTATCATAAGACTCTTTTGAGTCAGCAATCAATAACCTCGTAAACTTAACCTTATCCTTAACCTCTTTCTCAAACTGTTTCAAAGAGTCATCATCCAAGGGTCCATCAGTATCAAACAAATTTGCGCGGTAATTTTGCTTCGACTGAAGATCAGAAAAATTCTGGGCCAAATCTTCAAACATCTTAAGCTGCTTATTAATCTCCAACTTCAGCTTCCTTGCATAAGCAGCATAGGCATTCACAAGCGCTATATGATCATGTGCTTGTTTATGTATTAAACCTAACCTAGTCTTCAATGGATCTGAACTCACCGCCACAAATGACCGATGCACATATGCATTCCCAGTAGTCTGTTACAAATGCTCAAATGTCAGTCAATTTCTAGGTAACCTTGACAACAATACAAATCTCAATTCTCCATTTACATACTTCAATGTACCTAAATCTAAACTGATTGAATCTCAGCAAACATACTATGTACGGAAATTATAAAACATGCCTTATCCATGGAGAATGGACATTTATGAGAAAGAAGTTAAAGAAAGGCTTAATACACCGACAACCCCTTAAACTTGCCAGTATATTTCATTAAGACACTCGAACTACTTGTTCCAGTTGAGTGCCTGAACAAACAATAAACTGTTCCTATTAGACATTTTCGAtccaaattttgaaaaaaactTTTGAGTGTGTTCTCAAGAGCCTCTTAGTAAATAAGTTAACCGCATACAACATGTGACATACTTTAATTATACATATCAGTCTCAATTGGAACAAGCATGAGGTTTTACGACTTAGTGAGGTTAATGCGTGTAATTAAAGGAGGTAacatattttaagtggttaacCAATCTACGTAATGTTGAGAATCGTCGGGCACAACTTGAGTTTTCTTACACTAATTTTTTCTTTTGCACTCACACTCTAGCAACTCTCTTTGTTGCTCTTTACTATTGGTCACTTGATCACTCACTTGTTGCTTGCTTCAGCAACACTCTTATCTTGAGCACACAATCCTTACTTGCCCTCACTTCTTGAGCTCCTCTAACACTCTTGCTTTCTCTTGCTTGCTTACAACTAAAATGACCACCTCTATTTATAGGTGGAGATGGAAAGATCTAGTGAGAGAGATATTTTTTAACTTTTTCTAGAATCACTCTTCATTCTAGAGTGCTCCTCCCTATTCTCTACAACTCCTTAATTATTCTAGATTCTTCACAAAATATATTAGATATTAATTAAGTTGGTGATGAATTCTTAACACGTAATGGCTGTTGTTCAGATGCTCAATGGAATTCAAGTGTCTGAATGAAATTATTTAATGGCAAGTTGAAGGAGCTATAAATGTATTCCGCCTTAAATAAATGACCTCATCAAACTAAAATCAAGTTATATGATAATAGCAACTACTTAGTAAGAAAAAAGATCTAATCTTCAAGCTTGTAGAGGCAACATGCATTGTGTTAGACATTTATTCTAACGAAAATCCGTAGAGAAGCATTGAGCACAATATGCATAAGCAACAGCAACAAATGAGAATTAAAGTAATTAAGGGGAGAGTGAAAACGTACAGAACCGTGGTGAGAGGAGAAGAGAACGGATAGAGTGACGAGAAAGAGTAAAGTAAACATAGCGGAGACGAAGATTCGGTATGAGAAGAAATTACGCCGGCCTCCTCGAACTGCAACCGCCATATCTTTTTTCAGATCTCTTCTCCTAATGGATCTAAATTTCCAATGTGAAAACACCAAAATATTCTGCTTTTAATCTGTATAGTTACTACATATGCAAATTTGGAAATGTGGATTTCAGTTCAATTTAGGTGGAAGAATAATTGGGAATTAATGTGGAGTTGATTTAATTAGATCTGAAGCTGGGAGTTGAAGATGGTGACTAATCTATTCTCTTCCCCCGCGTCGGTGGTTTTTGCTTTCGTATTTTAAGAAATTTAATCAACTCGGGATCTAACGCGATTCTTGTAATTAGTAAAGATGATAAGTCTGTtcagtgaagaaaaaaaaaaataagcagATGAAGGCCTCCTTTAATTTAGTTTTTCAGAAATAACCCCTCAACTTTCTTTTCATGTGCAAATTTCTATTATACTAGCAAAATATGTCTGTGCAACATGTTTATTCATTTTAATTAATCAGTCTTTAAagtttgtattttgtaaataactTTTAATAACAttctaattattattatatatagcaatatatacaaaatatattttacgtaccatcactttagttataattaaaaaatggagttttaaaattaaaaacatatgatggaattaagttTTTGAGATGGAAATAGTaggacttttttctcattttcatgacaatgaaagttgtttatcgatgtgaaaaaaaaatagtaagaatatgagggaaaattaatttttgattctagatttttcttttaaattctttaatatcttatatgtatatcgacaggttgatatccatcGCAGTTAACTAACTGTTCAGATCTAAACATAAAATCCATTgctgtatatattggattttttaaaagcaaaaataataaaatatttttattaaattaattaaaaaatatgttaataaggggtaaattagttactttaatttttttatattaacaattatagataaaaagaattgttatagagaaatcaaaattagaaagatactCAGTGCTATGATATATGTCCAAgtgagataaaaaagtagttggttaaagtgtacaatttatataacttttggtacaaattacattgctattgttcgtcctctcttcacgttttaagtattgacaaagaagaaaaacggggataaaagtcactc
Above is a genomic segment from Lycium barbarum isolate Lr01 chromosome 12, ASM1917538v2, whole genome shotgun sequence containing:
- the LOC132621781 gene encoding probable galacturonosyltransferase 9 — translated: MAVAVRGGRRNFFSYRIFVSAMFTLLFLVTLSVLFSSHHGSTTGNAYVHRSFVAVSSDPLKTRLGLIHKQAHDHIALVNAYAAYARKLKLEINKQLKMFEDLAQNFSDLQSKQNYRANLFDTDGPLDDDSLKQFEKEVKDKVKFTRLLIADSKESYDNQLKIQKLKDTIFAVNELFVKAKKNGHFASLIAAKSTPKSLHCLAMRLMEERISHPEKYRDEDPEPEFEDPTLYHYAIFSDNVIAVSVVVNSVIKNAEEPWKHVFHVVTDRMNLAAMKVWFKMRPIQQAHIEIKSVEDFTFLTSSYVPVLKQLESAKLQNFYFQNNAENATKDVNNMKFKNPKYLSMLNHLRFYLPEMYPTLHRILFLDDDVVVQKDLTALWTIDLDGKVNGAVETCFGSFHRYAQYLNFSHPLVREKFNPKACAWAFGMNIFDLDAWRREKCTEQYHYWQNLNEDRTLWKLGTLPAGLMTFYSKTKSLDKSWHVLGLGYNPSVSMDEIRKAAVIHYNGDMKPWLDIALNQYKELWTKYIDSEMEFVQMCNFGV